Below is a genomic region from Streptomyces sp. RPA4-2.
ACGCCGCCGTCTGAGCACGGATCAGAGAGCATGACCGCCCAGATTCTCGATGGCAAGGCCACCGCAGCCGCGATCAAGTCCGATCTGACCGTCCGCGTGGCGGCCCTGAAGGAGAAGGGCGTCACGCCCGGCCTGGGGACCGTCCTGGTGGGCGACGACCCCGGCAGCCAGAAGTACGTCGCGGGCAAGCACCGCGACTGCGCGCAGGTGGGTATCGCCTCCATCCAGCGTGAACTGCCCGCGACCGCCACACAGGAGGAGATCGAGGCGGTGGTGCGGGAACTCAACGAGGACCCCGCCTGCACCGGCTACATCGTTCAGCTCCCGCTCCCCAAGGGCATCGACGAGAACCGCATCCTGGAGCTGATGGACCCGGACAAGGACGCGGACGGACTCCACCCGATGAACCTCGGCCGCCTCGTGCTGAACGAGCCGGCCCCGCTGCCCTGCACCCCGAACGGCGTCCTCACCCTCCTGCGCCGCTACGGCGTGGAGATCAAGGGTGCCGAGGTCGTGGTCGTCGGCCGCGGGGTGACCATCGGCCGGCCGATGCCGCTGCTGCTGACGCGGCGCAGCGAGAACGCGACCGTGACCCAGTGCCACACCGGTACCCGGGACCTCTCCGCGCACCTGAAGCGCGCCGACATCATCGTCGCCGCGGCCGGCTCCGCGCACCTCGTGCGTGCGGAGGACGTGAAGCCGGGCGCCGCCGTCCTCGACGTCGGAGTCTCGCGCAGCGCCGAGGGCAAGATCGTCGGCGATGTCCACCCGGATGTCGCCGAGGTCGCGGCGTGGATCTCCCCGAACCCGGGCGGCGTCGGCCCGATGACCCGTGCCCAGCTTCTCGTCAACGTGGTGGAAGCGGCGGAGCGCAGTGTCGGCTGAGGACACCCACCACAGTCCGGAGCCGACCAGGTACGACGCGATCGGCGCATCCGGCACCGAGGACCGCCCGAATCGTCACCCGTCGATTCCCGCCGATCACCCAGGACGGGGCCAAGGGTTCGCCCTGCACCCCGGGGGTCCGCGACGGCGGGCGGGGAGCGGCTGCACTTCCCAGGTGCCACTCGGTGACCGCCCACGGGTGCGGCATCCCGCACGTTCTTCTGGGATGTCGCACAGCCGTTCCCGTTCCCTCTCCTCGCCTCGATGCCTGGTTGCCGGACCTACGCGATCTGCCGGCCCCGGGTTTCAGGCAGGGCCACCACGCCGACGATCACCAGGACGTACCCGAGAGCTCCGACACCCATGGCCGCCTTCAGTCCGAAGACCGAGGAGAGCGCGCCCACGAGGGAGGGGAAGAAGGCGGCGACTCCCCGGCCGAAATTGTGGACAACGCCGACGCCCGTGCCGCGCACCCGGCTGGGGAACAACTCGCTGAAGAACACGCCCGTACCGGCCAGCGATCCGCATGCCGCCATCCCCAGCGGCACGCCCAGCACGAGCAGCAGGCCGTTGGCTCCCTCGGGGATCCAGGTGTACGCCACCACGCACACCACGCCGCTGACCGCGAAGAAGATGAACGTGGCCCGGCGGCCGACCCAGTCGTGCAGGAAACCGGCACCGACATAGCCGAGGAAGCAGCCGGCGATGACGGCCGAGAGGTAGCCGCTGGTGCCGACGACCGTCAGACCGCGCTCTGTGTGCAGGTAGGACGGCAGCCAGGTGAAGATGGCGAAGTACCCGCCTTGTACCCCGATCCCGACCAGCAGGGCGAACAGCGTGGTGTGTCGCAGGTCGCGTCCGAACAACGCGACGAGCCCGCCCCAGACCGGAGCGGGGGTCTCTCCCGCGATGCGACGGCGATTCTCCGTCGAGACAACGGAGTCCCTCACGTTGCGCCGGATGAAGAGCAGCGCGAGGGCGGGCAGTATGCCGAGGAGGAACAGGTAACGCCAGGCGTCAGGGCCGGCGTGGCTGAAGATGACCGTGTAGGCGAGGACCGCCAGACCCCAGCCGACCGCGTACGAGCTGTGGACGAATCCCATGATCCGACCGCGGTGCCGGGCAGGGGCGACCTCGGCGATCAGGACCGCGCCGGCCGCGAACTCGCCGCCGAACCCGAGGCCCTGCAACCCCTTGAACAGCAACATCTGACCGTAGTTCTGGGACAGTCCGGACAGGGCGGTGAAGACCGCGAAGGTCGCGATGGTGATCATCAGGACCCGCACCCGCCCGACGCGGTCCGACAGCAGGCCCGCCAGGGCCCCACCCACGGCCGAGGCCAGCAGGGTCACCGTCATGATCAGACCCGACTGGGTGGAGTTCAGCGTGAACGCCGCGGCGATGGACCCCAGGGCCAGCGGCAGGGTGGTGAAGTCGAAGGCGTCCAGACCCCACCCGGCGAACCCGGCCCAGAACACGGGCCGGTGTTCGCGGGGGAGGGAGCGATACCATCGGGGAAAGGGTCCGGCAGGGGTCGAGGTGGCCGTTGCCACAGCCGAGGACGGTGCTTCGGTCATGAGGTTCTCCTGGAGGTCGGGCTCGGAGGGTCGATCTCGAAGGGGCGCAGATCTCATGAGGGTTGTGTTCCGATCAGGCCGCGGGTCGGCCGGTGAACCCTTCTTGCTCGTGCCAGGCCCCGTACGGGTCCAAGTCGCTGTCGCCACGTAGGACGCGGGGTTCAGGACAGCCTCGGCTCCGGTCAAAAGCCTTGGCCTGGGCGGCCGGTGGCCGGCTCGAGTGTCGTCGGCAGGGCGTTAACCCACTCGTAATCCGGAAGCCGCTCACCGGTTGCTGCTTGCACTCAAGAGCCCAGGCACCAAGCGCCAGGTCGTGCGGCACAACGGACCTCAGGTCTTGCGCGCCGGGCAGCAGGAGGACGGATCAACGGGGCGCCGGGTTGTCGAGTGAACCTTCGGCCGGCCCCCTCTCAGCACTGGTGATCGTGGCCGGGGCTGTCGTCGGCCGGGGGGAAGAACACCACATGGGGTTCGACGTTGCCGTCGAGACGGAGGCTGTGATACATCGTCAGGGTGTGGTTGACCCCGAGGGTTTCCACACCGCCCAGCCTGCCGGACCACTTGTCGATGACCGGCTTGGCAGCTTCCGAGGCAGCGGCCTCGTACATGGTCTTGAAGTACTCGTAGATGTGTTCTGTGCCGACCGTGTCGCGTGCGAGGTTCCGCTTGACCGGTGTGAGTTCCAGCGCGTGCTGGGCGGCGTCGCGAATGTCGTGCATGTACTCGCGCTGCGTCTCGACGTCCTGGCGGGTGCCGAGGCGGGTGAGGTGCCCGGTGATCATCGTGTCAAAGTCGAACGCGAGCGCGTGGTCGTGGTGCGCCATGAAACCGGGGATGTGTTTGGACTGGGCGATGTTGGTGAACGGCACCCACCCCGGGTAGATCACGTCGACCAGCATCAGGACCTTCTGCCGGGGCAGGTACACGAAGCTGTTGCCAGGAGCGTGGTTGCTGCCCTTGTAGTGCATCTCGAGGACCTGACCGCCGACCTCCATCCGGTAGGAGTCCCCGAAGGTCACGTCCGGGAGCCGGCGCAGCGGATCGCCGGCCTCGCGCAGCATCGTGTGAGTCTCCCGCTGCGCGATCCGGGTGGCCTCATCGGGGAACTGGTCGACCCTTCCGATGTGGTCGCCGTGGAAGTGCGTGTACACCACGTGGGTGATGGGCTTGTTTGTCACGTCGCGGATGGCGCGAGTGACAAGGCCGCCGAGCGAAGGTGGTGCGTCGATGGCGATCACCTCGTCGTCGCACACCACGAACGCGCACTGGTAGCCGCCGTCCGTGATCCAGTGGACGCCGTCGGCGACCTCTTCGACCAGGTAGCCGGAAGGCGGCACCTTGGGGCCGATCGCGTTCTGGGGAACGAGGGGAATGTCGAGTCCCCGGGCTGTATGTGTCATCGCTGCTCGCTTTCGCACAGAGGATTCGCCGTGGCCTGACGGGTCGCAGGCCGGGCATGGGTGTGATGGCCTGTCGCGCGGCCGGGGCGCCGGTGTTCGAGGCCGGCGCGGCGACGCTGCCCGGGAGTGCCCGTGTCAGGGCGGACCAGGCACCCCCGGGCAGCAGTTGTGTGAGTACCTCGACCCAGCCGACGTGACGCCGGCCGAGGCGGGGCGGACGTGTCCGGAACAGTCAGGTGCCGGGTCGGACCGGTCAGTCGCGAGGGCGGTTGCGGTGCGACTGGGGTTCACGGAGTGTGGGCAGTTGCCCGCCGACCGCGAAGTAACGTTGCCCGGCGACCAGCAGTTCCTCGGCGGGGAACTTGGTGATCACCTCGCAGCCGTCCTCGGTGACGACCAGTTCCTCCTCGATGCGGGCGGCCCCCAGGCCGTCGGCGGACGGCCAGTAGGTCTCCAGAGCGAACACCATGCCCTTCTCGAGGACCTCGGGGTGGTCCAGCGAGACCAGGCGGGAGAAGATCGGCTTCTCCCAGATGGACAGTCCGACGCCGTGGCCGTACTGCAGGGCGAACGCCGCCTCCTCGTCCGGGAAGCCGAACTCCTGGGCCGTCGGCCAGACGGACACGATGTCCGCGGTGGTGGCGCCTGGCCGGACGAGTTCGATGGCCCGGTCCATGTACTCGCGGCACCGGGTATAGGCGTCGCGCTGCGACGGTGACGCGCTGCCGACCGCGAAGGTCCGGTAGTAGCAGGTGCGGTAGCCCATGTGGCTGTGCAGAATGTCGAAGAACGCGGGGTCGCCGGGCCGGATGATGCGGTCCGAGTAGACGTGCGGGTGCGGAGAGCACCGCTCGCCGGAGATTGCGTTCACCCCCTCGACGTGCTCGGACCCCAGGTCGTACAGCGTCTTGCTGACCAATCCGACGCACTCGTTCTCGCGTACGCCGGGTCGCAGGAAGGTGTATAGCGAGTCGTAGGCGGCATCCACCATCGCGCACGCCTGGGTCAGCAGCGTGACCTCCGTGTCGGTCTTGACCCGCCGGGCCTCCAGGAACACCTGCTGACCGTCCACGACGGTCACGCCCGCGTCCCGGAGCGCGGCCAGTACGGGCATCTCGATGACATCCACGCCGACGGCTTCGCCGGCCAGGCCGTAGAGGTCGAGCTCGCGGCGTACCTTGCGGGCCACCTCGTCCGCGATGCCGGCGTCAGGGTTGAACGCACCGCGCAGCGTGGAGATGCCGGCCCGGGCGCCCGACGGATTGCGCTCGTCGGACGGGTGGTCCAGCCACGGCGCGTACAACTGGTGGTGCCGTGCCGCCGAGCCGAAGTCCCACACGATGGGTTCGCCGCCCCGTACCAGGAGGGCGAACCGGATCAACTTGTCGACCGCCCAGGTACCGATGTGGGTGGCCGTCATATAGCGGATGTTGGTGAAGTCGAAGGCGAGGACGGCGCCGAGTTCGGATGCCTCGAGCTGGTCTCGCAGCCGCCCCAGCCGGTCGTCGCGCAGCCGGTCGACGTCGATCCGCCGTTCCCAGTCGACCGTGTTCAGGCCGAACGTGGAAGTCGCCGCGGATGTCATCGTGTCTTCCCGTCCTCAGGCAGAGTGCGCCAGTCGTCCGGGAAGAAGAAGGCGTCCGAGGTCGGAGGGACGGGCGACTGAACCTCGATCCAACGGGCGGGCTCCTCACGCTCGTTGACGAAGCCGTGGGTGCCGTCCGTGCTTACCCAGACGAGGTCGCCGGTCTCGGTGACCTCCTCGTTGCCGTCGATCCAGCCACGCATGCCGCCGCCGATGAAGTAGTAGATCTCCTCGAACGGGTGGTAATGCACCTTCGCGGCCTTGCCCGGGCCGGAGCGCGGGGCGATGCTGGCGATGAAGGTCGTGTGGTGCTGTGCGCCGAGCAGTTGGTCCACCATCATCCGGATGCTGATGTTCTTGATGTTGGGTCCGTGGTATCCCGGCATGGACAGATCACCGAAGGGCGCCACGTCGGATTCGCTGAAGTGGCCGACGTAGCGGTGGCGGGGGTCGGTTTCCGAGGGGCGGCCCAGGTACTCGCCGGACAGTGGCTGTGTCGAGATGTGACTGCGCGCGCCGTCGAACACCGGCGGCTTCGGTGCCCGTACCGAGAACCAGCTCAACCCCTGGTCGCCGGCCGACAGCGAATGTGCCAGCCCGACGGGCGCCACGCCGTAGTCGCCGGCGCCGAGGTCGTACTCCAGGCCCGCGAGCGCCGCGCGGCCGTTGCCGGCCGTCACGAACCAGGATTCCTCGAACGGGCAGCGGTTCCAGCCGAGGGTCGCACCGGGTGCGAGTTCGTACAGCGAGATCTCCATGTGATGCGACCCGTGGATCTCGCCGACCATCAACGCCTGCCGCAGTCCAGGCACGTCTTTGACGTCAACCCACTCGCGTTCGGCGGCACGAGATATGTGGTAAGTCATGGGGTTTCCTTCATGGTTGGCAGGTTGTGACGGGCTCGAGTGTGCTCCGGAGGGCGTTAATCCACTCGAAATCGGGAGAGCCGCTCACCGCCGCGACCGAGTGACGAGCCGGGGCACTTCGGCGGAACGTGCGACTCCCAACTCACGCGTCGTCACCGCGTACCGCTGATGCAGCGCCTACGCACCGCTGTCGGTCGCGCGTGCCAGGTACCCGCGCCGCGCCTCGGACCAGGTCGGAGTGTCCGAGGTGGAGACGTCGTCCCCGTTCTGCTGCGGAGCAGATCCCCGGGAGTACGCCGCTCAACCGGTAGAGCGTCCGGGCGCGGGCAGTTGCGGCCGGCGGCTTCGCTGCGGCCGCCGAACAGCGCGCCCGGGAGGTCCTGCTGGAACGCCTCGCGTCGAGTGCCGGGCAGGTGGCTGAGCCTGAGCACTCCCACACCCTTGCTCAGCCGCAGCGCCTACTGTCGCCCGCCCCGCAACCGCGATCGCCTCCCGCCGTGGCCTGCCTTACGCGGAGTCAAAACCAACGCCCCTCACCGCCACATGCCGCGCGCCCGCCCGCGACCCGGCCGGGCACACCGGAGAGATCACCGAGCGAGACGACCGACGGGCGACACACGTTTGGGGTCCGTGGCAGCACAATCGGTTCCCACGGCCTTCTCGGGGTGGTACCGGCGTGTCGGGCCTCGGCGGCCGAAGGGGTCGACGCGGCCCCGCGACGGCCCGGGGAACGTCGGCGGCGCCCGCCGACAGGGGCACCGGGTGTGCGCGTCCGGCCGTGGCGGCGCCCCGGCCGTCCCGCGACCACCGACGGTCCGGACGACTGGTGCGCGCGCAACAGCCCGGCCTCACCGTCCAGGACGGTGAGGCCGGGCTGCAGAGCGACGGCGTTACTGTGCGGCGGCCGCGTACCGGCGCGCCTGGCGGACCCGCACGCCGTTCATGTCCCGTATCTGACCGGCAGGCTCAGCTGAAGGCCTGCGGGTTGCGGAAGAACGCCTTCCCGTTCGGGTAGGACACCAGCTCGCAGTTCAGTCCCCAGGGCGACAGGAAGTACACCCAACGCTGTCCCTCGTGCGGTCCTCTGCTGTCCGTCGGGTCCCCCAGCACCCGGAGTCCGCGCCGCCGCAGTTCGGCCACCGCGGTATCCATGTCCTCCACGTACAGGGCGAGGTGGTGACCGCCGATGTCGCTGTTGCGGGGTGGCTCCAGCCGCTGGCCGGGTACCTGGTACTCGAAGACTTCCATGATCGCCTGCCCGCCGATGCGGAAGAAGTAGATCCGCGGCGCCACCGCCTCGTCGGGCACGTTCAGGTGTTCGCTCATCCAGTGGCCCTCGCCCCGCAGCGGCCCGAGCCGGTACAGGTACTCGAACCCGAGCACGTCTTCGAAGAACTCCCGCGCCTGGTCCAGATCGGGAACCGTGATCCCGAAGTGGTCGACACGGGTGAGTCCGGGGATGGGCATCGGACGAACCTCCAGTGGTTCCGGTCTGCGTGTGGTGCGGTGGTCAGGGAAAGACCACGGTTCGGTTGCCGTCGAGCAGTACGCGGTTCTCGGTGTGCCAGCGGACCGCGCGGAACAGCGCCAGGCACTCGACGTCCCGGCCGAGAGTGGTCACGTCGGCAGCGGTCATGGAGTGGTCGATGCGCGCCACCTCCTGTTCGATGATGGGGCCCTCGTCGAGATCGGAGGTCACGTAGTGCGCGGTGGCACCGACGAGCTTCACGCCTCGGGTGTGGGCCTGGTAGTACGGCCGGGCGCCCTTGAAGCTGGGGAGCATCGAGTGGTGGATGTTGATGGCGCGCCCCTCAAGCTTCTTGCACAGCTCCGGGGAGAGGATCTGCATGTACCGGGCGAGCACCACGAGGTCCACCTCCAGCTCACCGACCAGGTTCAGCAGGTCCTTCTCGGCGGCCGACTTGGTCTCCGGCGTGACCGGGACGTGGTGGTAGGCGACGCCGTAGGTCTCGGCCAGGTAGCGCAGATCCGGATGGTTGGACACCACCGCGGCCACTTCGACGTTCAGGCCGCCGTTGAAGGCGCGGAACAGCAGGTCGTTGAGGCAGTGACCGAACTTGCTGGCCGTGATCAGGATGCGTTGCGGCCGCGTCCCGTCGAGCAGCCGCCACTCCATGGAGAACTGCTCTGGCACGGTGGTGAAACCCGCGCGCAGCGTGTCGATCGTGGTCTGCGGGTCCAACGCTTCGAACTCCACCCGCATGAAGAACTTCCCGGCCTGGCGGTCGGTGAACTGCTGGCTCTCCACGATGGTGCAGTTGTTCCCGAGGAGGAACGTCGTGACCGCGTAGACGATCCCCGGCCGGTCGGCACAGGTCAAAGTGAGAACACAACGGGCGGCGGTCATGCTGAATCACGTCCTCCACTGTGAGCCGGAGTGCCCGCGACGCTCTGGAACGGCGCTGTCATACCAGCGGGGCGGTGCGGAGCGTGGCGCGGATGTGGCGCTGGATGTGCCGTTCGACGGTGGGCTTGGCCGAACCGCCGTTCACCTCGCCGACGACGATCGTCACCTCGCGGCCGTCGATCGCCTCGCTGTCGTCCACCATGGCCAGCGAGGACCAGCCGCCCACGTTGACGGTGTAGCCGGCGTTCGCGGAGACGCCCACGAGCCTGCCGTCGACGAGCACCTTGTCGTAGGACCCGGTGGCGTAGTTGGAGACCGGCATCTCCAGGTATTTCGCGTGCGGTCCGCTGCCGAACAGGCTGTCGGCGATCAGCTCCGCGGTGTCCCGGTCGTTCCAGCGCAGCCACACCTTCTTGCGGTGGGGCTCGTCCGCCATTCGTTCCAGGGCCGCCCGGCCGATGAAGTCGTGGTCGAACTTGATGACGTGCCCGTAGCCGAGGTCCCACGGCGTGACGTAGTAGTCCTCGATGGTGTCCGATACGAAGCTGCCGCCGATGGAGGCGTTCGCCTCGAAGCCGTCCGCGGACAGCCACTCCCGGAACGGTTTCATCGTCTCACCGGTATAGATGGCGGGCACCGGCGCAGGTATCCAGCCGGACTCGATGGCGGTGGACGGGTAGGCACGTGCGCCGCCCTGGCGCAGCCGGAATTCTTCCCCTGCGGTCAGGAGCGCCTCCCGGACCCGCTCGGCGTGTTCCGACGGACCTACCAGCTCCAGACCGGTGAATTCCAGCCCGGGCACTCCGACCATGGTGTGGTTCAGTGCGCGCACCGGAACACCCGCGATCTCGAATTCGCCCATGGCGAAGAACCTGATGCGCGGCAGCGGCGCGCCCGCCGCCTTCTCGACGATCTTGTGCGTGGCCGGTCCATTGAGCTGGAACCGGAAAGTGAGCCGCCTGCCGTCGTTGGCGATGGAACGCTCGTCGCGGGTCACCGTGACCCGGTAGTCTCCGTGCTCGGCGTGGAAGGCGGCCCAGTTGGGTGCGACCGGGCGGCCCACCAGGCTGAACTCGTCGTCCTCGAAGGCGAACAGAATGGCATCCCCCACGAAGTAACCGTCGTAGTTGCATGCCACGAACTGCTTTGCCTTGTTCCTGCCGAAATTCTTGAATCCGTTGACACTGAGATCAGACATCAGTCGTAGCGCGTCCGGACCCTTGAAATAGATGTCCGTCATGTGGTGCGACTGATCGAACATCACGGCGGTCTCCTGCCACGCACGCTGCTCGTCCCGCCAGTTGGTGTACTCGGCGCGCATGGGGTAGACGTACGGGCCCTGGGGCGCGTTGCGCAGCATGTCAGCGACGTTGCCGGCCTTCTGGATTTTCTCTTCGAGATTCATGAAATTTAAACTCGACCTTCTGTCTGTGGGCGGTGGTTGTTGTCACGACGGCAGGTCGCGGGGAGTCATCCGGCTTCCTCCACACCGCTGGTGCGGGACAGCCAGTCGAGTGTGGTGTCGACCTGGTTGAAGGAGAACAAGTGCAGGCCTTCGACCGACAAGTCGGTGAAGGAGATCTCCTTCTGGATGGCGAGCAGCAGGTCCATGGGTTCGTAGGCGCGTCCGAGCAGCAGATTGCCGACCAGGCCGTGCTGTTTGGACAGGAATCGCACAGACTGGCCGACACCGATCTTGACCGAGAGTTCGACCAGTTTCCTGACCTGCAGCGGGGCCGCGACACCGATACGGAGCGGCAGGGTGACGCCGCGGTCGCGAGCGAATCGCAACCATCCGGCCATGGCCGAGGCGTCGAAGCACAGTTGGCTGACCATGTAGTCGGCGTACTGCTGCTTGCGCAACAGTGCGTCGAACAGAACGTCCTCTGAGATCTTCGGATG
It encodes:
- a CDS encoding bifunctional methylenetetrahydrofolate dehydrogenase/methenyltetrahydrofolate cyclohydrolase is translated as MTAQILDGKATAAAIKSDLTVRVAALKEKGVTPGLGTVLVGDDPGSQKYVAGKHRDCAQVGIASIQRELPATATQEEIEAVVRELNEDPACTGYIVQLPLPKGIDENRILELMDPDKDADGLHPMNLGRLVLNEPAPLPCTPNGVLTLLRRYGVEIKGAEVVVVGRGVTIGRPMPLLLTRRSENATVTQCHTGTRDLSAHLKRADIIVAAAGSAHLVRAEDVKPGAAVLDVGVSRSAEGKIVGDVHPDVAEVAAWISPNPGGVGPMTRAQLLVNVVEAAERSVG
- a CDS encoding MFS transporter codes for the protein MFWAGFAGWGLDAFDFTTLPLALGSIAAAFTLNSTQSGLIMTVTLLASAVGGALAGLLSDRVGRVRVLMITIATFAVFTALSGLSQNYGQMLLFKGLQGLGFGGEFAAGAVLIAEVAPARHRGRIMGFVHSSYAVGWGLAVLAYTVIFSHAGPDAWRYLFLLGILPALALLFIRRNVRDSVVSTENRRRIAGETPAPVWGGLVALFGRDLRHTTLFALLVGIGVQGGYFAIFTWLPSYLHTERGLTVVGTSGYLSAVIAGCFLGYVGAGFLHDWVGRRATFIFFAVSGVVCVVAYTWIPEGANGLLLVLGVPLGMAACGSLAGTGVFFSELFPSRVRGTGVGVVHNFGRGVAAFFPSLVGALSSVFGLKAAMGVGALGYVLVIVGVVALPETRGRQIA
- a CDS encoding MBL fold metallo-hydrolase; the encoded protein is MTHTARGLDIPLVPQNAIGPKVPPSGYLVEEVADGVHWITDGGYQCAFVVCDDEVIAIDAPPSLGGLVTRAIRDVTNKPITHVVYTHFHGDHIGRVDQFPDEATRIAQRETHTMLREAGDPLRRLPDVTFGDSYRMEVGGQVLEMHYKGSNHAPGNSFVYLPRQKVLMLVDVIYPGWVPFTNIAQSKHIPGFMAHHDHALAFDFDTMITGHLTRLGTRQDVETQREYMHDIRDAAQHALELTPVKRNLARDTVGTEHIYEYFKTMYEAAASEAAKPVIDKWSGRLGGVETLGVNHTLTMYHSLRLDGNVEPHVVFFPPADDSPGHDHQC
- a CDS encoding Xaa-Pro peptidase family protein produces the protein MTSAATSTFGLNTVDWERRIDVDRLRDDRLGRLRDQLEASELGAVLAFDFTNIRYMTATHIGTWAVDKLIRFALLVRGGEPIVWDFGSAARHHQLYAPWLDHPSDERNPSGARAGISTLRGAFNPDAGIADEVARKVRRELDLYGLAGEAVGVDVIEMPVLAALRDAGVTVVDGQQVFLEARRVKTDTEVTLLTQACAMVDAAYDSLYTFLRPGVRENECVGLVSKTLYDLGSEHVEGVNAISGERCSPHPHVYSDRIIRPGDPAFFDILHSHMGYRTCYYRTFAVGSASPSQRDAYTRCREYMDRAIELVRPGATTADIVSVWPTAQEFGFPDEEAAFALQYGHGVGLSIWEKPIFSRLVSLDHPEVLEKGMVFALETYWPSADGLGAARIEEELVVTEDGCEVITKFPAEELLVAGQRYFAVGGQLPTLREPQSHRNRPRD
- a CDS encoding cupin domain-containing protein; translation: MTYHISRAAEREWVDVKDVPGLRQALMVGEIHGSHHMEISLYELAPGATLGWNRCPFEESWFVTAGNGRAALAGLEYDLGAGDYGVAPVGLAHSLSAGDQGLSWFSVRAPKPPVFDGARSHISTQPLSGEYLGRPSETDPRHRYVGHFSESDVAPFGDLSMPGYHGPNIKNISIRMMVDQLLGAQHHTTFIASIAPRSGPGKAAKVHYHPFEEIYYFIGGGMRGWIDGNEEVTETGDLVWVSTDGTHGFVNEREEPARWIEVQSPVPPTSDAFFFPDDWRTLPEDGKTR
- a CDS encoding VOC family protein translates to MPIPGLTRVDHFGITVPDLDQAREFFEDVLGFEYLYRLGPLRGEGHWMSEHLNVPDEAVAPRIYFFRIGGQAIMEVFEYQVPGQRLEPPRNSDIGGHHLALYVEDMDTAVAELRRRGLRVLGDPTDSRGPHEGQRWVYFLSPWGLNCELVSYPNGKAFFRNPQAFS
- the purU gene encoding formyltetrahydrofolate deformylase; translation: MTAARCVLTLTCADRPGIVYAVTTFLLGNNCTIVESQQFTDRQAGKFFMRVEFEALDPQTTIDTLRAGFTTVPEQFSMEWRLLDGTRPQRILITASKFGHCLNDLLFRAFNGGLNVEVAAVVSNHPDLRYLAETYGVAYHHVPVTPETKSAAEKDLLNLVGELEVDLVVLARYMQILSPELCKKLEGRAINIHHSMLPSFKGARPYYQAHTRGVKLVGATAHYVTSDLDEGPIIEQEVARIDHSMTAADVTTLGRDVECLALFRAVRWHTENRVLLDGNRTVVFP
- a CDS encoding aminomethyl transferase family protein; the protein is MNLEEKIQKAGNVADMLRNAPQGPYVYPMRAEYTNWRDEQRAWQETAVMFDQSHHMTDIYFKGPDALRLMSDLSVNGFKNFGRNKAKQFVACNYDGYFVGDAILFAFEDDEFSLVGRPVAPNWAAFHAEHGDYRVTVTRDERSIANDGRRLTFRFQLNGPATHKIVEKAAGAPLPRIRFFAMGEFEIAGVPVRALNHTMVGVPGLEFTGLELVGPSEHAERVREALLTAGEEFRLRQGGARAYPSTAIESGWIPAPVPAIYTGETMKPFREWLSADGFEANASIGGSFVSDTIEDYYVTPWDLGYGHVIKFDHDFIGRAALERMADEPHRKKVWLRWNDRDTAELIADSLFGSGPHAKYLEMPVSNYATGSYDKVLVDGRLVGVSANAGYTVNVGGWSSLAMVDDSEAIDGREVTIVVGEVNGGSAKPTVERHIQRHIRATLRTAPLV
- a CDS encoding methylenetetrahydrofolate reductase, whose protein sequence is MVQSADRGISVDDIVRNASIEIIPLKGAEEKAAVVPADTTVAITCSPKFGLLRTLNHVAAARRSGHRVVPHLAARMVEERRDLRHFVRRITDLGVDELFVIGGDGEEPAGRFKEATEILQELGEFDHGVSKIGIGCYPEGHPKISEDVLFDALLRKQQYADYMVSQLCFDASAMAGWLRFARDRGVTLPLRIGVAAPLQVRKLVELSVKIGVGQSVRFLSKQHGLVGNLLLGRAYEPMDLLLAIQKEISFTDLSVEGLHLFSFNQVDTTLDWLSRTSGVEEAG